The region GCTTTTACAAACTTTTCTACCTCGCTATCTATAACTGCCGCTATTTTTTCCGAATAATTCCTCTGTTCCGATATCTCTTTTCCTAAAAATACAAGCTCTTCTTTTTCTCCGAAAGAAACAGGGCCAAGAGAAGACATTCCGTATTCTTTTACTAGTTTTCTTGCAAGATCAGAAACCCTTCTTAGATCGCTTGAAGCTCCTGTTGTTGTTTCATTGAAAATGATTCTCTCAGCGCAATAACCGCCAAGAAGAGTAGCCATATCGGCTAAGAATTCCTTTTTTGACTTTATTCTTCTCTCTTCTTTTGGAAGCTGAATGGTATATCCGGCAGCCATTCCTCTTGAAATAATTGATATTTTTCTTACGGGCTCAGAGACGGAAAGAACAGAAGAAACAAGAGCATGCCCCGCTTCATGATAAGCGGCTATTTCTTTTTCTTTTTTTGAAAGAATATGGCTTTTTCTCTCGGGTCCCAAAAGAACCTTCTCTATTGATTCTAAAAATTCTTCCTGATAAACCTGAGTTTTATTCCTCCTTGCAGCAAGAATTGCCGCTTCATTAACCACATTTGCAAGTTCCGCTCCTGAGAATCCGGGAGTTCTTTCTGCTGTTTCTCTGAAATTGACATTAAAAGCAAGGGGTTTGTCTCTTGTATGTATTTTAAGCAGTTCTTCTCTGTCATTTACATCCGGAGGGTCAAGAATTATTTTCCTGTCAAATCTTCCCGGCCTTAGCAAAGCAGGGTCAAGAACATCCCCCCTGTTTGTCGCTGCCATAATAATAACATTGGTTTCCCTCTCAAAGCCGTCCATTTCAACCAAAATTTGATTTAATGTTTGTTCTCTCTCGTCATGCCCTCCTCCAAGTCCCGTTCCTCTGTGCCTACCAATAGCGTCAAGCTCGTCAATAAAAATGATGGCGGGAGATGCCTTTTTTGCGGTAGAAAAAAGATCTCGAACTCTGCTGGCACCAACTCCAACAAACATCTCTACAAATTCAGAACCGGAAATATGGAAAAAGGGAACTTTGGCTTCCCCTGCAACCGCCCGAGCAAGCATTGTTTTACCCACTCCTGCTCCTCCGAGAAGCAAAACGCCCCTTGGAATTCTTGCTCCCATTTTCAAATATTTTTTAGGATTTTTAAGAAAATCAACAACTTCTTTTAATTCTTCTTTTGCTTCTTTTAATCCGGCAACATCGTTGAAATTTATTTTCTCTCTCGGATGGCCCTCAGCCCCAAAAAGACGGGCCCTTGCTTTTGTAAAATTAAAGGTCTGGGCAACTCCCGTTTTTGCCTGGCGAATTATGAAATAAAAGATAAAGACAAAAAGAATAATAGGGAGAAGAGTTAAAAAAGGCCAAACCCATGTTCCGGGCTCTCTTTTTGTTTCTATTTCAAGCCGCCTTAAATTTTCCGTGCTCAGTCCGTAATTGATAAGCTGTTCTGAAAGGGAGACCCCGGCTTCTTTTCTTGAAGAAGCGCTTGTTTCATCTTTGTAAAAAATCTCAACCGTATCTCCTGCCACGGTAACTTTCTTCACCTTTCCTTGTTCTATCTCTTGGACAAGAGTTGTAAGAGCAATATTCTTATCGCTCTCAAACGAAGAAGAGAAAAAGGAAAAAAGAAAAGAAATAAGGAGAAAGGAAACAATAACTATTGCAAAATTTTTAATAAAGTTTTTCATGCTTATAATTTATCACAATCCTTTGTTTTTTTCAATAAAAAAAGCTCTTGCCTTAAACAAAAAAACAAGAGCAAAACAGAATATTGAAATTAGCTGACATACTTAAGGCCTATTCTGTGCTCGTTTGGTTCTATCGATATTATTTCAAATTTATAATCCTTTTCTTCCTCAATTTCTTTTTCCATTTTCTTGAAATTTCCGAATTCGGAAACATGGCATAATCCCTGAAAATCTGAAGAGAGCTGAACAAAAGCGCCAAAAACATTAAGCTTAATGATTTTTCCCTTAACAATATCTCCTTTCTTGTATTTTTTATCAATATTATCCCAAGGATCTTTTTTCAACGCCTTTAAGGAAAGAGAAACTTTGTTTTTATCTATGCTTACTATTTTAAGTTTTACTTTTTCTCCCACTTTGACAACTTCAGAGGGGCTTTTTACCAATCTCCAATCAAGCTCTGAAATATGGATAAGCCCTTCTATATTTTCATCTCCGAATTTAACAAAAGCGCCAAAATCAACAATTCCCGTGATTTCCCCTTCTATTACGTCCCCCGGCTTATACCCTTCAAGAATAAGGGCCATTCCTTCGTCTTTTTTCGCTTTTTCAGAAAGAATCAACTTGTTTTCCTTTTGGTCAAGGTCAAAAATTTTAACTTCCATTTCCTTGCCAACAAATTTTTGGAGCGCTTTTAATATTTTCTGATTATCTCCTCCCTCCACCTTTGGATAATTTTGAGCTGAAAGCTGGGAAACCGGAATAAAAGCAGTTACTCCGAAAAGTTCAGTAAGAAGACCCCCCTTATTTGCTCCGATAATTTTTACAACGGACAATTCGTCATTTTCTTTTTTCGTTTTTAAAGCATCCCAAGAAAGTTCTCTGCCTGCCTGATTCAAAGAAAGTTCCACATAATTGTCTTCGTTTTCAAGTTCAATTACTTTTGCAAAAATAACGCTTCCTCTTTCAAGAGATTTAATTTTGTCTCTTGATTCATAAAATTCCCTTCCATAAATAATTCCCGCTCCAAAAATTCCAAGGTCAACAAAAACAGAGGCCTTTCCGGTGCCTATAATTTTTCCCTCAATAATATCTCCCACTTTTGGAATTTTAAGAAAGTTTTTGGGTTCGTTTTCTTCTTTTGGAATATCGTCCTTAATCATAGGATGGAGATTAACATAAGAATAAAAAAAAAGCAACTTTTTTTTAAAAAAGAAAAGTAACTAAAACAATTCCATTTAAAACAAAAAAAGTTCCTCTTTAAAATATTTTTTACTTGGTTTCAAGCTTTTTCTTTACCATTTCTGCTATTTCTCTTGGGGTATAATCCGTTTTGAGCATAAATTTCTCAGGATTAAGACCATATGCTCTTTTCTCAATTTCACTATCGATATAGTTTGTAAGGACAAAAACAGGAATATCTTTTACTTTATCGTCCTTTTTTATTTCTTCAAGAATATCAAGGCCGTTCATATCGGGAAGTATAAGGTCTAAAATAATGGCATTTGGTTTTTTCTTTTCTCCTTTATTTATTTTTCCTATTTTTTCAAGAGCTTTTTTGCCGAAATCAGCAACATCAACTTCAAAATTTTCCATTTCTAAAGCAATCCTGTATATATCAATAGTCGGCATATCATCCTCAATTAATAAAATTATCTTTTTTCCCATAATATCGCCATCTGCCTTATTTACAGTAAAACAAATCATAGGAATATGTCAATCTTCAAAAAAAATAAAAGGAGGATATTTCAATCCTCCTTTGAAATGCAAGAAGCATTCCTTTTTTTATTCTTCAAGAACGCTGGCAACCCCGCCTCCTTGGCAAACGTTTATAACCCCTCTTTTCCAGTAGCTGTCCCAATCGTCCATTCTAATAATAGAATAAAGATAAGAAAGGTCAGGGCCATTGGCCCAAAAAGCGACATTAAAATCAAGAGCTGCCTCTTTCCCGTTTAAAGGCAATCTGGGAAGCCACATCCCTTTATAAAGACCGTTTTTTCCTTCTCTTACGCCGTTTATGGCTTTTTGCCAAACTTGATCATCGGCCAAACGGCCAAAAACAATTCCTTTTCCGGAAGATCCCCTTAAGGGCTTGATGACAAAATCTTCTTTTTCCCCATTAAAATCCGAAAGAGGTCCGGCGAAAAGATCTGAAGAAAGAATATCTTTTCTTCCGGCGTCTTTTTCAGGTAAAAAAGAGACAGTATTAAAAACGGGCACTTTTTCTTTTTGCTGTCTCAAAATCCAATTTTGAACTTCTATAGGAAATTCATCTTCCGTTTCGGAAAAACGAACATCTCCCCATCTCCAAATTGGAAGATTATTTGCGTTTTCAAGGCAATTATACGGATGCCTTAGAACTTCAAGCTCGAGGCCTTCTTTTTTAAGAAGGTCAATAAAATCATCTCCCCATTCTCTTTTAAGAAGGCTTTCTCCTTTGATAAAAAGAATTCTTTTTCCAAAATGCATTTTAATTTCTTTTGCAATCCTTTCCCATATTGGAATAACCATAATTCCTTTTTTGTTCATTGCGCAAAGCGCGCTGCAGCATTCCGGAGAATGGGCATTTATTTCGTAAATTCCGCAAAAAGAAATTTCACCAAAGTCAACAAACCCATTATTCTTTACAAAAGAAGAAAAAGAAGGGACAAGATCAAATCTAATAATCCCCTTAAAATTGAAATTCTCGGTTTTTTTTACAATCTCTTCCCATAAGGGCTTGCAAAAAGCAACTATTTTTTCAATCTCTTTTTTGCTTATCCTAACTTCTCCGTCATAAACATTGATTTTTTTTCCTCCCAAATCAAGACAGGGAACAAACGACCCCTTTCCAAACCTCATTTCATCCTCCTTCTTTGTCAAAGAGCTAGAAAGAACTAAAAGATAAATTCAATAAAATTCATTTTTTAATTCTCTTTTAAATATTTTTTAAAATCAAAAAACCCTCCTTTAAATCGGGAGGGTTTAAGATTTTAAATTTAATGTCTATTTAATCACAAAAATATTCTCAGCCCTCCCTTAGGAAAGAAAGTAAAAAAAGAAAACGCCAAAAAAAAGCGCTTTTTGTTTTCTAAAAAGAGGGTTAAATTATTTTTTCTGCTTATTTTTTCTTTCATTATATCTATAGTAATTATCTAAAAAAATTTGTCAATAAATTTTTAAGTTTTCAATCTGACATTAATCTTATTTTCAAGGTCATCTAGTATTTTTTTTCTTATTTCCCTTGCATCTTCTGAAGAAATTTGTTTTTTTCTGTCCAAATAGGAAACCGATAAAGTAATAAAGTTGTCATAAATATACTTGAAATCGGCCGTTTCAATTCTTTTATCAGCTTCAGTGATAATTTTCTTAATTTCTAAATAAAGAACTCCTTGCGGAACAACAAGAGTGAGGTCTTCCTTAATCGGACTGAATTTTGAAATAGGATTGTATTTCTTGTTTCTGCTTGCCAGTTTTGCCGCTTCTTCAAAATTTATTTCCGCTGATAGAATTCCATTTTTTTCTTTCACTTCAAATATTATTTTCCCCTCTTCTATGCCAAGCTCTTCAAGAAGGGCTTCTATTTCTCCTTTAAACTTCAAATATTCCATTCCTTTTGCGGCAACTCCAAGCATAAGGGGCTGGTATGGAAGCCCTTTTTTTTGGGGTATAAAAATATTTGAAATTTCAAAAACAGCCACTTTCTCTTTTCTATCTTTATTTTTCAATATTACTTCTATAAGCTGGGGAATAAGGGATGTTCTTAAAAAAGCAAAGTCCTTTGTTAATGGATTTATAACCTCAAGCGCGTCTTTTGAAACGTTTTCCTTTTTTGTTAAAGTATAATTATAGCATTCATAAAAACCCCTGTATTTGAGAAAATCCTTGGCAAGGTCCTCAAAATAAAAGAGATTGTTGTCCTCTTTAACGGGAATATCTCCCCTTGGCAAGAGAGAGGGAATTTTATCGTAGCCATAAATTCTTATCGCCTCTTCGGCCAAATCCTCTACATTTTCAACTTCGTTAATCCGCCAAGAAGGAGGAACAACTTTTTTCTCTTTTATTTGAAATCCTAATTTTTTCAAAATTCCATCAACAATTCCTTTCTTGATAGAAACTCCAGCGATTGTATTTATTTTTTCATAATCAATGACTATTTCCCTTTTTTGAGGCAGTTTATTTTTAATATCTATTAGAGAAGAAGAAACTTTGGCTCCTGCAGTTTTTTTTGCCATTTCAACTGCAAGCCATAAGGAAGGAAGAACTCCTTCAAAATCAACTCCTTTTTCAAATCTTAAAGCAGCGTCAGTCCTGTGTCCCAAAAGCATTGATGCTCTCCTTATTTTTAAAGGGTCATAAATTTGAACAAAAAGAAGGACTTTCTTTGTATCTTTGTCTATCTCGCTATTTTTTGCCCCCATAATTCCGCACAAATCAATCAGGCGCCCTTCTTTATCTTTTATTACAATAACCCCTTCCGGCAGAGTTCTTTCCACATTATCAAGGGTTATGATTTTTTCTCCTTTTTTTGATTCCTCAATAACCATCTTTTTTCCTTTTATTTTATCAAAATCAAAAGCGTGCATCGGCTGACCCCTGTCAATCATTAAATAATTTGTAATATCGACTATGTTGTTTATAGGCCTGATGCCCACTTTCAAAAGACGCTCTTTTATAATTTTCGGGGAGTCGTCTATTTTGACATTATCAAGAACAACGGCGCTAAACCGAGGAACTAAATTCTTGTTTTTTATTTCAACTTCAAGAAAATCGTTTTTTTCTCCTTTTTGAACTGCCGCTTTTTTCTCTTTTATTTTCCCTCCAAAAACGGCTAAAAGTTCCCTGCTTATTCCAAGAACGGACAAAGCGTCTCCTCTATTGGGAGTAACTTCAATTTCAAAAATACTGTCTCCTTTTTCTTTTATTATTTTCTCTACGCTAAAAGAATGAAGAGAAAGGCCTTCTGCAATTTTCTCCGGAGAAAGATTTGTCTTGAAATAATCTTTCAGCCAAGAATATGGAATTAAAATATTCATATCAGTTTTTAAAATTGGCCAAGAAATCTAAAATCGTTGTTAAATAAATGCCTTATATCGTCAATTTCCGTTCCTCCTTTCATCATATAGACCCTTTCAACTCCCCAACCGAAAGCAAATCCCGTATATTTTTTGGGATCTATTTTTCCATATTGAAGAACTTTTGGATGGACCATTCCCGCCCCTCCAAGTTCTACCCATCCCTCTTTGCAAAAACGGCAGCCCTTTCCGTTACAAAGGTCGCAATTTATATCAACTTCAAAACTCGGCTCGGTAAATCTGAAGTTATACGGCCTAAGGCGTGATTTTCTTTTGCTTCCAAAATAGGTTTTAAAGAAATAATCAAGAGTACCCTTAAGGTCGGCTATGCTTATTCCTTTGTCTATAACAAGGCCCTCAAATTGGAAAAAGCTGGGAATATGGTTTATATCTATCTGCCTTCTTCCGCAACGGGAAATATTGAGCATTCTGATAGGAATCTTTCCTTTTAGCATTTCTCTGACCTGTCCGCTTGAGGTATGGGGAGTAATCACCATTTTCCCATACTTTTCATCTTCTTTGGCGTTTATAAAAAAGGTTTCCCACTCGTCCCTCGCTGCATGATTTTTGGGCATATTCAAGGATTCAAAAGCGAAATAGTCCCATTCCACTTCCTTATAGCGAACCTTATTAAATCCCAAAGGATTAAATACCTCAACTATTTCCCTTATTGCCTTGGTTGTAACATGCAAATGCCCAATATTTGGCTTTTCTCCGGGAAGAGACCTGTATAAATCGCTTATTTTTAATTTTTCTTTTTCAGTAAATTGTTTTGCCAATTCTTTCATTACCATCTCGATATTCCTTTTTAGTTCATTAAGAACCGGCCCCATTTCTTTTTTTTCTTCAACTTTAAGATTCTTCAGCTCTAAAAAAAGAAGGGCTAACTTTCCTTTCTTTCCCAAATATTTTATTTTTAAATCTTCAAGAAACGAAGAAGAAGACATTTCTTTGATGTCTTTCTGAAATTCTCCTTTTATTTTTTCAATTTCTTCTTTCATTCTTTAATTAAAATTTACGCTTTTTATTAAAATCAGCTATTTATTTTTTTATTCCTTAAGAAATTTTCAACCGTCCTGTCATAGGTTTTCTCAATTTCTTTCGGAAAAAAACATCCCGGCAGTTCGTTCTTCTCCCTGTGATGCTTTACGCAAAGACAGCAGATTCCCTTTCTTTCGCATCCAGGATAGCTGCAAGGACAATATTTTAAGTTTTCTTCCTTTTTGCATTCCATGTGTTTAATATAAACTATTACTAGAGAAAAAGAAAGAGAGGCCTTTTTTAAATTTCCCCTTTTATTTCTCTTTCCAATCGTTCCAAGAATTTTTTATAAAAACCCATTCTTTCTTTGCAAATTTCTTTCGCTTTTTTAGTATATAATTTGTTTTCCAAAAACTTTGTTTTTGTTTCAAATTCTATTTGAATGCTGTGTTTTGTTTTATCTCTTATTCTTCCGCTAATATTACCTCCCAAATTGTCTTTAATGTATTTGTTAATATTAACTTTGAATGTATGTATTTTGGCATTATTTCTTCCCACCCAGACAAAACTGCGAGCAACACCAATTGCTCCTACTGTATCAAGCTTATCCGCGTCAAACAAAATTTTAGCTTCAATGCTCTTTGGCTCATTATTATTTCTATACCTATGAGAAAGAATGCAATCTTGAATGTGTTTTATCTTTTCCTTTAGAAATTCCAATTTTTTCAAAATAGGCCCTGCCATCTTAGAGCCCAAGACTGCATGATCGGTATTTCCAGTAAAATCATTATCCTCTCTCACTCTTGCAATATCATGAAGAAGGGCGGATGTTTCCAAAACCTCTAAGTCAGCTTTTTCGTTTTTTGCAAGAGACAAACATAGATTATAGACCCTTTCTGTGTGGTCTATTCTGTGAGCAGAGCAAGAAAGCTCTTTTTCAACAATCTCTCTTATTTTTTTAATTTTATCTTTCATTATATTTTTTTAAAAAAAAGTCAGATAACCAACCCATAAAACAAGCGCAAAATAAAGGAAAGCCCATCCTTTGGAAAGAGGAAACCAATCAGAAAAATATCCAAGGTTTTCCAAATACCATTTGTTATTTGTCCATACTAAAGCGTTTATCGCTATAGCATCAAACAAAAGCAAATAGAAAATTATAATCCGGAAAGTGTTCATTTTTTTAGCGAAGATTATTTGCCGCTTCTCTTATCTTATCTGCAGATATTTTCAAAAGATTCTTTTCTTTTTTTGAAATATCAATTTCAATCTTTGCTTCTATCCCGTCTTTTCCTAAAACTATAGGAGAACTCAAGCAAATATCCCTGATTCCGTATTCTCCGTTAAAATAATGAGAAAGGGGCAAAACTCTTTTTTTATCAAATAAAATTGTCTCAGATATTTGGGCAATTCCTCCTGAGATGGCAAAATATGTCGCCTGTTTTCCTTCTATAATGGCATAAGCAGCATTTTTGGCTTTGTCTGATATTTTTTCTTTTACATGAGGAGAGAGCTTCTTGAACTTGTCTATATGCGTATTTCCGACAGTAGCAGTACTCCAAAGAGGCACTTCGCTGTCTCCATGCTCTCCTATAATGTAGGCATGAGCGCTTTGAGGGTTAATTTTTAGCTCTTCTCCGAGAAGAAAGCGGAATCTTGCCGAATCCAAAATAGTCCCCGTTCCTATTATTTTGTCTTTTTTTTCCGGAAACATCTTTACGGTCAAATAAGTAAGAACATCAACCGGATTTGTCACCATAAGAATAATTATATCCTTGTTCTGTTTAAAAATATTACTCGCTACGTTTTTAACTATATCCCAGTTTTCTTTAATAAGATCCATCCGAGTTTCTCCTTTTTTCTGACTAACTCCGCAACAAATAATCGCAATCTTACTATCTTTTATGTCTTCATATGTCCCTGCCTTTACTTTTGTATAACCCCAAAAAGGAACCGAATGCTGAAGATCCATGGCTTGGGATTTGGCAAGTTTTTCGTTTTTATCAATAAGAACGATTTCTCCTGCAATTTTGCCGGCAATAAGAGAATAAGCCGCTGTGCTCCCGACAAATCCCGCTCCGATTATTGTAATTTTGTTTTTCATCATATTGTTATTTTTCTAAAATATGCTTTTTTATCGCGTTTAAAATATATTTATGGATTTCTTCAATCGACAGCAACTTTCCATTTTCAAGGCATTCTATTATTTTAAATTCTTTTTTAAATTTCTTTCCGAATTGAAGATAGGAAGAAAGGGCAAAAACCAGATGCTTTTTGTCTTTTTCATGAATATCTCTCTTCTTTTTTCCAAGATAAAGCATCTTCTTTTGTTTTTTCTCCTTATCGGTTATTTTTGAAGATAATTTCAAAGAAAAATCGGCAGATGTCTTTAAAAAAAGAATAATATCCGGCTTTGGTATTTCAAAAATGCCGTATTCCAGATCAAAAAGCCATTTGAAAAACTTTTCTCTTTCTTTCTTTTCTTTAATCTTTCCTCCCTGGTGTCCGGCATTTGAAGCCGTATATCTATCCGAAATGACAATTTTCCCTTCTCTTAGCCATTCTTTAATTTTAAATCCGGCGTTATACCTGTCGCAAGCGTAGAAAATGGAAGCTCTATAAGGGCCGACTTCTTTCGCACTGCCGTATTTTCCGTTTAAATATTCCTCAACAAGTCCGGCTGATTTTTTTCCGTATTGAGGAAAATCAATCCTTTCAACCTTATACCCCTCTTCTTTCAGGCGCTTTTCCAAAAGTTTGGTTTGGGTTGATTTACCCGAACCATCAAGGCCTTCTATAACGATAAATTTTCCCTTTTTATTCATTTCCTCTATTATGCCACTTTAAAACTTAAAATTCAAATAAAAAGGTTAAATACATCTTACTTGTTTTTCAGGTCTTCTCTCAGTTTTCTGTGATAATTAATTGCAAAGCGATGAGCTTCATCTCTTAAGTAAATAAGCTTTTTTTTGTCCGCATTTTCGGGAACTTTTCCAAAAAACTCGTTTTTTTTCCTTTCTTTTCCTTTGGCAATAGATATAACGGGTATTGTTATCCCTAAATCATTTAAGGTCTTTTCCACAATGTTTTTTTGGCCTTTTCCTCCGTCTATTAAAATCAAATCTGGAAAAGTCCAATTATTCTTAAATCTTCTTTCTATCACTTCCTTTAACATTGCAGTATCGTTTGCTTTTTTTATGGTTCTTATTTTAAACCTTTTATATTCTTTCTTTTCCGGCTCTTGATTTATAAAAACAGCCATTGAACCTACGGCAAAAACGCCCGAGATATTTGAAATATCATATCCTTCCCATCTTTCTTTTTTTTCTTTTTTAAGATAAG is a window of Candidatus Paceibacterota bacterium DNA encoding:
- the ftsH gene encoding ATP-dependent zinc metalloprotease FtsH codes for the protein MKNFIKNFAIVIVSFLLISFLFSFFSSSFESDKNIALTTLVQEIEQGKVKKVTVAGDTVEIFYKDETSASSRKEAGVSLSEQLINYGLSTENLRRLEIETKREPGTWVWPFLTLLPIILFVFIFYFIIRQAKTGVAQTFNFTKARARLFGAEGHPREKINFNDVAGLKEAKEELKEVVDFLKNPKKYLKMGARIPRGVLLLGGAGVGKTMLARAVAGEAKVPFFHISGSEFVEMFVGVGASRVRDLFSTAKKASPAIIFIDELDAIGRHRGTGLGGGHDEREQTLNQILVEMDGFERETNVIIMAATNRGDVLDPALLRPGRFDRKIILDPPDVNDREELLKIHTRDKPLAFNVNFRETAERTPGFSGAELANVVNEAAILAARRNKTQVYQEEFLESIEKVLLGPERKSHILSKKEKEIAAYHEAGHALVSSVLSVSEPVRKISIISRGMAAGYTIQLPKEERRIKSKKEFLADMATLLGGYCAERIIFNETTTGASSDLRRVSDLARKLVKEYGMSSLGPVSFGEKEELVFLGKEISEQRNYSEKIAAVIDSEVEKFVKAAEKKAMEVLTKRKKTLERIAGALIEKETIEREEYEKLIKETGKNKTVKKENSYLDSPKIKIKNI
- a CDS encoding S1 RNA-binding domain-containing protein, whose protein sequence is MIKDDIPKEENEPKNFLKIPKVGDIIEGKIIGTGKASVFVDLGIFGAGIIYGREFYESRDKIKSLERGSVIFAKVIELENEDNYVELSLNQAGRELSWDALKTKKENDELSVVKIIGANKGGLLTELFGVTAFIPVSQLSAQNYPKVEGGDNQKILKALQKFVGKEMEVKIFDLDQKENKLILSEKAKKDEGMALILEGYKPGDVIEGEITGIVDFGAFVKFGDENIEGLIHISELDWRLVKSPSEVVKVGEKVKLKIVSIDKNKVSLSLKALKKDPWDNIDKKYKKGDIVKGKIIKLNVFGAFVQLSSDFQGLCHVSEFGNFKKMEKEIEEEKDYKFEIISIEPNEHRIGLKYVS
- a CDS encoding response regulator, which encodes MICFTVNKADGDIMGKKIILLIEDDMPTIDIYRIALEMENFEVDVADFGKKALEKIGKINKGEKKKPNAIILDLILPDMNGLDILEEIKKDDKVKDIPVFVLTNYIDSEIEKRAYGLNPEKFMLKTDYTPREIAEMVKKKLETK
- a CDS encoding phenylalanine--tRNA ligase subunit beta, whose product is MNILIPYSWLKDYFKTNLSPEKIAEGLSLHSFSVEKIIKEKGDSIFEIEVTPNRGDALSVLGISRELLAVFGGKIKEKKAAVQKGEKNDFLEVEIKNKNLVPRFSAVVLDNVKIDDSPKIIKERLLKVGIRPINNIVDITNYLMIDRGQPMHAFDFDKIKGKKMVIEESKKGEKIITLDNVERTLPEGVIVIKDKEGRLIDLCGIMGAKNSEIDKDTKKVLLFVQIYDPLKIRRASMLLGHRTDAALRFEKGVDFEGVLPSLWLAVEMAKKTAGAKVSSSLIDIKNKLPQKREIVIDYEKINTIAGVSIKKGIVDGILKKLGFQIKEKKVVPPSWRINEVENVEDLAEEAIRIYGYDKIPSLLPRGDIPVKEDNNLFYFEDLAKDFLKYRGFYECYNYTLTKKENVSKDALEVINPLTKDFAFLRTSLIPQLIEVILKNKDRKEKVAVFEISNIFIPQKKGLPYQPLMLGVAAKGMEYLKFKGEIEALLEELGIEEGKIIFEVKEKNGILSAEINFEEAAKLASRNKKYNPISKFSPIKEDLTLVVPQGVLYLEIKKIITEADKRIETADFKYIYDNFITLSVSYLDRKKQISSEDAREIRKKILDDLENKINVRLKT
- a CDS encoding phenylalanine--tRNA ligase subunit alpha, giving the protein MKEEIEKIKGEFQKDIKEMSSSSFLEDLKIKYLGKKGKLALLFLELKNLKVEEKKEMGPVLNELKRNIEMVMKELAKQFTEKEKLKISDLYRSLPGEKPNIGHLHVTTKAIREIVEVFNPLGFNKVRYKEVEWDYFAFESLNMPKNHAARDEWETFFINAKEDEKYGKMVITPHTSSGQVREMLKGKIPIRMLNISRCGRRQIDINHIPSFFQFEGLVIDKGISIADLKGTLDYFFKTYFGSKRKSRLRPYNFRFTEPSFEVDINCDLCNGKGCRFCKEGWVELGGAGMVHPKVLQYGKIDPKKYTGFAFGWGVERVYMMKGGTEIDDIRHLFNNDFRFLGQF
- a CDS encoding DUF6485 family protein encodes the protein MECKKEENLKYCPCSYPGCERKGICCLCVKHHREKNELPGCFFPKEIEKTYDRTVENFLRNKKINS
- a CDS encoding HD domain-containing protein — its product is MKDKIKKIREIVEKELSCSAHRIDHTERVYNLCLSLAKNEKADLEVLETSALLHDIARVREDNDFTGNTDHAVLGSKMAGPILKKLEFLKEKIKHIQDCILSHRYRNNNEPKSIEAKILFDADKLDTVGAIGVARSFVWVGRNNAKIHTFKVNINKYIKDNLGGNISGRIRDKTKHSIQIEFETKTKFLENKLYTKKAKEICKERMGFYKKFLERLEREIKGEI
- a CDS encoding L-lactate dehydrogenase; the encoded protein is MMKNKITIIGAGFVGSTAAYSLIAGKIAGEIVLIDKNEKLAKSQAMDLQHSVPFWGYTKVKAGTYEDIKDSKIAIICCGVSQKKGETRMDLIKENWDIVKNVASNIFKQNKDIIILMVTNPVDVLTYLTVKMFPEKKDKIIGTGTILDSARFRFLLGEELKINPQSAHAYIIGEHGDSEVPLWSTATVGNTHIDKFKKLSPHVKEKISDKAKNAAYAIIEGKQATYFAISGGIAQISETILFDKKRVLPLSHYFNGEYGIRDICLSSPIVLGKDGIEAKIEIDISKKEKNLLKISADKIREAANNLR
- a CDS encoding deoxynucleoside kinase; this translates as MNKKGKFIVIEGLDGSGKSTQTKLLEKRLKEEGYKVERIDFPQYGKKSAGLVEEYLNGKYGSAKEVGPYRASIFYACDRYNAGFKIKEWLREGKIVISDRYTASNAGHQGGKIKEKKEREKFFKWLFDLEYGIFEIPKPDIILFLKTSADFSLKLSSKITDKEKKQKKMLYLGKKKRDIHEKDKKHLVFALSSYLQFGKKFKKEFKIIECLENGKLLSIEEIHKYILNAIKKHILEK